One stretch of Chitinophaga pendula DNA includes these proteins:
- a CDS encoding response regulator, with amino-acid sequence MRQIKSILLAEDDEDDRMIFQEIINKLKEEREIQFETVENGLDLVQLLEDRSQQALPSLIILDQNMPKMNGQQTLAALKGDQRYLHIPVVIYSTHNDSRLADECIRIGAEQIITKPDSFDGFSDMIVQLAATYLPA; translated from the coding sequence ATGAGACAAATTAAAAGTATCTTACTGGCAGAAGATGACGAAGATGACCGCATGATATTCCAGGAGATAATTAATAAATTAAAAGAAGAACGCGAAATACAATTCGAAACAGTAGAAAACGGACTCGACCTGGTACAGCTCCTAGAAGACCGCTCGCAACAGGCACTACCGAGCCTTATTATACTCGATCAGAACATGCCTAAAATGAACGGCCAGCAAACCCTGGCAGCATTAAAAGGCGATCAGCGATACCTGCACATACCCGTAGTCATATACTCTACACACAACGATAGCCGCCTCGCTGATGAATGCATCCGCATAGGGGCCGAACAGATTATTACCAAACCCGATTCCTTCGACGGCTTCAGCGACATGATCGTACAACTCGCCGCTACCTACCTGCCAGCCTGA
- a CDS encoding FkbM family methyltransferase — MNPLTASVKKIYVYLFARKAFYNVNLYLYKLSMRGLGILNYENETVSGEKAFVKQMVAGGKLMSGVVLDIGANHGNYAAMLRKLKVKLPIFAFEPHPAAFAKLEQTAAEYDFTAIQQGASNETTTALIYDYAGGEGSEHASMYKEVIAGFRNSAVDEVHISLTTIDEFVETNHISRIALLKIDTEGNELNVLKGARQTIAAGLIDAVQVEFNEMNVIARTFLKDIITALPGYDFYRLLPNGLLPLGKYVAANLEIFAFQNIVALRKKDQ, encoded by the coding sequence ATGAATCCTTTGACTGCATCTGTAAAGAAGATCTATGTATACCTCTTTGCCAGAAAAGCCTTCTATAACGTTAATCTCTACCTCTATAAACTCAGCATGAGAGGACTCGGCATCCTCAATTATGAAAACGAGACCGTAAGCGGAGAAAAAGCATTCGTCAAACAAATGGTCGCCGGCGGAAAATTAATGTCAGGAGTAGTACTGGACATCGGCGCCAACCACGGCAACTACGCCGCCATGCTAAGAAAACTGAAAGTTAAACTGCCCATCTTCGCCTTCGAACCCCACCCGGCCGCTTTCGCAAAACTCGAACAAACCGCCGCCGAATACGACTTCACCGCCATTCAGCAAGGTGCAAGCAACGAAACCACCACCGCACTCATATACGACTATGCCGGCGGAGAAGGCTCCGAACACGCCAGCATGTACAAAGAAGTCATCGCCGGATTCCGCAACAGCGCAGTAGATGAAGTACATATCTCCCTCACCACCATCGACGAATTTGTAGAAACAAACCACATCTCCAGGATAGCACTCCTTAAAATAGATACAGAAGGAAATGAATTGAATGTGTTGAAAGGTGCCCGGCAAACCATCGCCGCAGGCCTTATCGATGCAGTACAGGTAGAATTCAACGAAATGAACGTCATCGCACGCACATTCCTGAAAGATATCATCACCGCCCTTCCCGGATACGACTTCTACCGCCTCCTCCCCAATGGCCTGCTCCCCCTGGGTAAATACGTAGCCGCTAACCTCGAAATATTCGCCTTCCAGAATATAGTAGCTCTCCGCAAAAAAGATCAGTAA